From a region of the Enterobacter sp. JBIWA008 genome:
- a CDS encoding pyridoxal phosphatase, giving the protein MTSRVIALDLDGTLLTPQKTLLPSSLEALKRAQEVGYQLLIVTGRHHVAIHPFYQALALDTPAICCNGTYLYDYQAKKVLESDPLPVPQALQLIDLLDEHAVHGLMYVDNAMLYERPTGHVVRTSNWALSLPEAQRPVFTQVSSLRQAAQDVEAIWKFALTDEDTTKLNTFAKHVEQTLGLECEWSWHDQVDIARKGNSKGKRLTQYVESQGGSMRDVIAFGDNYNDISMLEAAGTGVAMGNADDAVKARASVVIGDNTTDSIAQYIYTHLL; this is encoded by the coding sequence ATGACCTCGCGTGTGATTGCTCTGGATTTAGACGGTACCTTACTGACGCCGCAAAAAACCCTTCTCCCCTCCTCCCTTGAGGCGCTAAAACGCGCGCAGGAAGTGGGATATCAACTCCTTATCGTAACGGGTCGACATCACGTTGCCATTCACCCTTTTTATCAGGCACTGGCGTTAGATACACCTGCAATTTGTTGTAATGGCACTTATTTGTATGATTATCAGGCAAAAAAGGTTTTAGAATCCGACCCGCTGCCGGTTCCCCAGGCGCTGCAGCTGATCGATCTGCTGGATGAGCACGCCGTTCACGGCCTGATGTACGTGGATAACGCGATGCTGTACGAGCGCCCTACCGGCCACGTGGTGCGCACCAGCAACTGGGCGTTATCCCTGCCTGAAGCGCAGCGTCCGGTCTTTACCCAGGTTTCCTCCCTGCGTCAGGCAGCCCAGGACGTTGAGGCTATCTGGAAATTCGCCCTGACGGATGAAGACACCACCAAACTGAATACCTTCGCAAAACACGTGGAACAAACGCTGGGTCTGGAGTGCGAATGGTCCTGGCATGACCAGGTGGATATTGCCCGCAAAGGCAACAGCAAAGGCAAGCGCCTGACGCAGTATGTTGAATCGCAGGGCGGGTCGATGCGTGACGTAATCGCCTTCGGCGACAACTACAACGACATCAGCATGCTGGAAGCCGCCGGTACCGGCGTGGCGATGGGCAATGCCGACGACGCGGTCAAAGCCCGCGCCAGCGTGGTGATTGGCGACAACACCACCGACAGCATCGCGCAGTACATTTATACCCACCTGCTGTAA
- the pgl gene encoding 6-phosphogluconolactonase: MKQTVYTASPESQQIHVWRLNTEGTLTLVQVVDVPGQVQPMVISPDKRFLYVGVRPEFRVLAYRISPDDGALTYTAEAPLPGSPTHISTDRKGNFVFSGSYNAGCVSVTRLEDGIPVETVDVVEGLEGCHSANISPDNRTLWVPALKQDRICLFTLSDDGHLVAQNPAEVTTVEGAGPRHMVFHPNQQYAYVVNELNSSVDVWELKDPNGQIECVQTLDMMPSDFSDTRWAADIHITPNGRHLYACDRTSSLITVFSISEDGSVLAIEGFQPTETQPRGFNIDHSGKYLIAAGQKSHHIALYEIKGEQGLLEEKGRYAVGQGPMWVVVNAH, encoded by the coding sequence ATGAAACAAACCGTTTATACCGCCAGTCCTGAAAGCCAGCAGATCCACGTCTGGCGCTTAAATACCGAAGGGACACTCACGCTGGTTCAGGTTGTTGATGTGCCAGGCCAGGTGCAGCCGATGGTCATCAGCCCGGATAAACGTTTCTTGTACGTGGGTGTGCGCCCGGAGTTCCGCGTGCTGGCCTATCGCATTTCTCCGGATGATGGCGCGCTGACGTACACTGCCGAAGCACCATTGCCGGGCAGCCCAACCCATATCTCGACCGATCGTAAAGGCAACTTTGTCTTCAGCGGCTCTTATAACGCGGGCTGCGTCAGCGTAACGCGTCTGGAAGATGGCATTCCGGTCGAAACCGTGGATGTGGTGGAAGGGCTGGAAGGCTGCCACTCGGCAAATATCTCTCCGGATAACCGCACGCTGTGGGTGCCTGCGCTGAAGCAGGATCGTATCTGCCTGTTCACCCTGAGCGACGATGGTCATCTGGTGGCGCAGAATCCTGCCGAAGTGACTACCGTTGAAGGCGCCGGTCCGCGTCATATGGTCTTCCATCCGAACCAGCAGTACGCCTACGTGGTCAATGAGCTGAACAGCTCGGTGGACGTATGGGAGCTGAAAGATCCTAACGGTCAGATTGAGTGCGTGCAGACGCTGGACATGATGCCGTCTGACTTCTCCGATACCCGCTGGGCGGCGGATATCCACATTACGCCAAATGGCCGCCATTTGTACGCCTGTGACCGTACTTCCAGCCTGATTACCGTGTTTAGCATCTCTGAAGACGGCAGCGTGCTGGCGATTGAAGGGTTCCAGCCAACGGAAACCCAGCCGCGCGGCTTTAATATCGATCACAGCGGTAAATACCTGATTGCGGCGGGGCAGAAATCCCACCACATCGCGCTGTACGAAATTAAAGGCGAGCAGGGGCTGCTGGAAGAGAAAGGACGTTATGCCGTAGGCCAGGGGCCAATGTGGGTCGTGGTAAACGCTCACTAA
- a CDS encoding putative acyl-CoA thioester hydrolase translates to MNISRISRLALALAFGVTLSACSSTPPDQRPSEQVAPGTASRPILSADEAKNFDRAHYFSAMDPNAAPWTPSSINLPKQPDFVVGPAGAQGVTHTSIQAAVDAAITKHSASRQYIAILPGEYEGTVYVPAAPGSITLYGLGEKAIDVKIGLAIDSEIDSNTWRHLVNPAGKYMPGKPAWYMFDNCQSKRSATIGVMCSAVFWSQNNGLQLQNLTIQNTLGDSVDAGNHQAVALRSDGDKVQVNNVNILGRQNTFFVTNSGVQNTLQNNRLTRTLVTNSYVEGDVDLVSGRGAVVFDNTDFRVVNSRTQQEGYVFAPATQSNLFYGFLAVNSRFNAAGDGVAQLGRSLDVDSATNGQVVIRDSAINEGFNMAKPWADAAISKRPFSGNTGAVDDKGNVQRNLNDANFNRMWEYNNRGLGSKVVAEPKQ, encoded by the coding sequence TTGAACATTTCCAGGATTTCCCGTCTGGCGTTAGCACTCGCCTTTGGCGTGACCTTATCCGCATGCAGTTCAACTCCACCGGATCAGCGCCCTTCTGAGCAGGTTGCGCCTGGTACCGCCTCCCGCCCGATTTTGTCCGCTGATGAAGCGAAGAACTTCGATCGTGCGCACTACTTCTCAGCGATGGATCCTAACGCTGCGCCGTGGACACCGTCTTCTATTAACCTGCCTAAACAGCCTGACTTCGTGGTTGGCCCGGCGGGTGCGCAGGGCGTAACGCATACCTCTATTCAGGCTGCGGTTGATGCTGCCATCACCAAACACAGCGCGTCTCGCCAGTACATCGCGATCCTGCCTGGTGAATATGAAGGCACCGTGTATGTTCCTGCGGCACCAGGCAGCATTACGCTTTACGGTCTGGGCGAAAAAGCGATCGACGTAAAAATTGGCCTGGCGATTGATTCCGAAATTGACAGCAACACCTGGCGCCACCTGGTGAACCCGGCCGGTAAATATATGCCGGGTAAACCGGCGTGGTACATGTTTGATAACTGCCAGAGCAAGCGTTCCGCCACCATTGGCGTGATGTGCTCCGCGGTATTCTGGTCTCAGAATAACGGTCTGCAGCTGCAGAACCTGACCATTCAGAATACCCTGGGCGACAGCGTTGATGCCGGTAACCACCAGGCCGTTGCGCTGCGCAGCGATGGCGATAAGGTGCAGGTTAATAACGTCAACATTCTGGGCCGTCAGAACACCTTCTTCGTGACCAACAGCGGCGTGCAGAACACCCTGCAGAATAACCGTCTGACCCGTACTCTGGTGACCAACAGCTACGTTGAAGGTGACGTGGATCTGGTGTCCGGTCGCGGCGCGGTGGTGTTTGATAATACCGATTTCCGCGTGGTGAACTCACGCACTCAGCAGGAAGGTTACGTGTTTGCTCCGGCAACCCAGTCTAACCTCTTCTACGGCTTCCTGGCCGTGAACAGCCGCTTTAATGCTGCCGGTGACGGCGTGGCGCAGCTGGGACGTTCCCTGGACGTCGACTCTGCAACCAACGGTCAGGTCGTGATCCGCGACAGCGCGATCAACGAAGGCTTCAACATGGCGAAGCCGTGGGCTGATGCCGCGATCTCCAAACGTCCGTTCTCCGGCAATACCGGTGCGGTGGATGATAAAGGGAACGTGCAGCGCAACCTGAACGACGCTAACTTCAACCGCATGTGGGAATACAACAACCGCGGTCTGGGGAGCAAAGTGGTTGCTGAGCCGAAGCAGTAA
- the hutI gene encoding imidazolonepropionase, whose product MQQIHPDDVIWRNARLATMAPDVPAPYGLKEQHALVVRGHTILAAIPESEIPSGHRHCVDLQGRLVTPGLIDCHTHLVFGGDRAAEWEQRLNGVSYQTISAQGGGINATVAATRSSSPETLLRLAQQRLQRLMNEGVTTVEIKSGYGLNAEAEDKMLQVARQLGLNNPIDISPTLLAAHAVPPEYRQDPDAYLTLVCEQILPTLWQKELYEAVDVFCENVGFTPSQTERLFQAAAALGIPVKGHVEQLSNQGGAALVSQYKGLSADHIEYLDDAGVQAMAESGTVAVLLPGAFYFLQERQRPPVEQLRKRGVPMAVATDYNPGTSPFASLHLAMNMACVQFGLTPEEAWAGVTRHAAQALGRGATHGQLRAGFVADFIVWDARHPVEMVYEPGRNPLYQRIFRGEAV is encoded by the coding sequence ATGCAGCAGATTCATCCCGACGATGTAATATGGCGAAATGCGCGACTGGCTACGATGGCGCCGGACGTACCTGCGCCTTATGGACTGAAAGAGCAACACGCCCTGGTCGTGCGCGGCCACACAATCCTGGCCGCGATCCCTGAATCTGAAATTCCTTCCGGACACCGACACTGTGTCGATCTTCAGGGACGTCTGGTCACGCCTGGCCTGATTGACTGCCATACCCATCTGGTATTTGGCGGCGACCGCGCGGCGGAGTGGGAGCAGCGTCTGAACGGCGTCTCTTATCAAACCATCAGCGCCCAGGGGGGCGGGATTAACGCAACCGTGGCGGCGACGCGCAGCAGCTCACCCGAAACCTTGCTGAGACTGGCGCAGCAGCGGCTCCAGCGTCTCATGAATGAAGGCGTGACGACCGTTGAAATCAAATCGGGATACGGGCTAAACGCCGAGGCCGAAGATAAGATGCTGCAGGTTGCCCGCCAGCTGGGCCTCAATAATCCGATCGATATCAGCCCAACGCTGCTGGCGGCCCATGCGGTTCCGCCGGAATACCGGCAGGATCCGGATGCCTACCTCACGCTGGTCTGTGAGCAGATTCTGCCCACGCTGTGGCAAAAAGAGTTATATGAGGCAGTCGACGTGTTTTGTGAAAACGTCGGCTTTACCCCGTCGCAAACCGAGCGCCTTTTCCAGGCTGCCGCCGCGCTCGGTATCCCGGTGAAAGGGCATGTCGAACAGCTGTCGAATCAGGGCGGCGCGGCGCTGGTCAGCCAGTATAAGGGTCTTTCCGCCGATCATATTGAATATCTCGACGACGCAGGCGTTCAGGCGATGGCGGAAAGCGGTACGGTTGCGGTATTGCTCCCCGGCGCGTTCTATTTTCTTCAGGAGCGCCAGCGTCCGCCGGTTGAACAGCTCAGAAAACGGGGGGTTCCGATGGCCGTCGCCACCGACTATAACCCCGGCACCAGCCCGTTCGCGAGCCTGCACCTGGCGATGAACATGGCCTGCGTCCAGTTTGGACTGACCCCTGAAGAAGCCTGGGCTGGCGTAACGCGCCATGCCGCGCAGGCGCTGGGCCGTGGAGCAACCCACGGGCAGCTGCGGGCCGGGTTTGTCGCCGATTTTATCGTCTGGGATGCCCGCCATCCGGTAGAGATGGTCTACGAGCCGGGACGCAATCCGCTGTATCAACGTATTTTCCGTGGGGAGGCAGTATGA
- the hutG gene encoding formimidoylglutamase, whose amino-acid sequence MRLWRPVAETVWQGRDDSAEASSAKRIFQTIQQQGQFTPLASGIALIGFECDEGVKRNQGRPGAVQAPDMLRKALANMASHQGHDRLADMGSVYVEGDELEAAQQALSDAVTACQRSGMRTLVFGGGHETAWAHGRGILDAFPNERVAAINLDAHLDLRKADRATSGTPFRQLARYCDDRGREFQYACFGVSRAANTQALWDEAERLNVALVEDLHFRRDSLSALEKVLAQADRIYLTIDLDVLPASEMPAVSAPAALGIPALDLLPVIEQICRSGKLQAADLVEFNPQYDRDGQGAKLAARLAWQIAHWWA is encoded by the coding sequence ATGAGGTTATGGCGGCCCGTCGCCGAAACGGTCTGGCAGGGGCGCGACGACAGCGCCGAGGCCAGCAGTGCAAAGCGCATTTTCCAGACGATACAGCAGCAGGGGCAGTTCACGCCGCTTGCATCCGGCATCGCGCTGATAGGCTTTGAATGTGATGAAGGGGTTAAACGCAATCAGGGCAGGCCCGGCGCCGTGCAGGCACCGGATATGCTGCGAAAAGCGCTGGCAAATATGGCAAGCCATCAGGGACACGATCGGCTGGCGGATATGGGCTCGGTGTACGTTGAAGGCGACGAGCTGGAAGCGGCACAGCAGGCGTTAAGCGATGCCGTCACGGCCTGTCAGCGGTCCGGGATGCGTACGCTGGTCTTTGGCGGCGGGCACGAAACCGCCTGGGCGCACGGTCGGGGCATTCTGGATGCATTCCCGAACGAGCGCGTGGCGGCGATCAATCTTGATGCGCATCTTGACCTGCGCAAGGCCGACCGGGCGACATCCGGCACCCCGTTTCGCCAGCTGGCGCGCTACTGCGATGATCGCGGACGGGAATTTCAGTACGCCTGTTTTGGCGTCAGCCGGGCGGCGAACACGCAGGCATTGTGGGATGAGGCCGAACGCCTGAACGTCGCGCTGGTGGAAGATCTCCATTTCAGGCGCGATTCGCTCTCCGCGCTGGAAAAGGTGCTGGCGCAGGCCGATCGTATCTATCTGACGATCGATCTGGACGTCCTGCCCGCCAGCGAAATGCCTGCCGTGTCCGCACCGGCGGCGTTAGGCATACCGGCGCTGGATCTTTTGCCGGTTATCGAACAAATCTGCCGTAGCGGTAAGCTACAGGCCGCCGATCTGGTAGAGTTTAACCCGCAGTACGATCGGGACGGACAGGGCGCTAAGCTCGCCGCCCGGCTGGCCTGGCAAATTGCTCACTGGTGGGCATAA
- a CDS encoding histidine utilization repressor codes for MFSRSPLPQPSPPAPFYEKVKQAISEKIATGVWRPHDRIPSEAELVAQFGFSRMTVNRALRELTDEGLLVRLQGVGTFVAEPKGQSALFEIRSIADEIAARNHQHRCEVLVLEETQASAEQAVELNVKEGSRIFHSVMVHYENDIPVQIEDRCVNAERIPDYLNQDYTQTTPHAYLSLVAPLTEGEHIVEAVRATPQECERLRIKEHDPCLLIRRRTWSSSHIVSHARLLFPGNRYRLQGHFMS; via the coding sequence ATGTTTTCACGCTCACCTCTGCCGCAACCGAGCCCTCCCGCGCCTTTCTACGAAAAGGTGAAGCAGGCGATCAGCGAAAAAATCGCCACCGGCGTCTGGCGGCCGCACGATCGCATTCCCTCGGAGGCCGAGCTGGTGGCGCAGTTTGGTTTTAGCCGGATGACCGTCAACCGGGCGCTGCGCGAGCTGACCGACGAGGGGCTTCTGGTGCGTCTTCAGGGCGTGGGAACATTTGTGGCGGAACCGAAAGGGCAGTCGGCCCTGTTTGAAATCCGCAGCATTGCGGACGAGATAGCCGCGCGTAATCATCAGCACCGCTGTGAGGTGCTGGTGCTCGAAGAGACCCAGGCCAGCGCCGAGCAGGCGGTAGAGCTGAATGTCAAAGAAGGCAGCCGCATCTTCCACTCCGTGATGGTGCATTATGAGAACGACATTCCGGTGCAGATTGAAGATCGCTGCGTTAACGCTGAGCGGATACCGGACTATCTGAACCAGGATTACACCCAGACCACGCCGCATGCCTATCTCTCGCTCGTCGCACCGCTCACGGAAGGGGAGCACATTGTGGAGGCCGTGCGCGCCACGCCGCAGGAGTGCGAACGGCTGCGCATTAAAGAGCACGATCCGTGCCTGCTGATCCGCCGTCGAACCTGGTCCTCGTCGCACATTGTGTCGCATGCCCGGCTGCTGTTCCCGGGTAACCGCTACCGGCTGCAGGGCCACTTCATGTCATAA
- the hutU gene encoding urocanate hydratase, which translates to MSSGKYRQQDVRAARGTTLTAKSWLTEAPLRMLMNNLDPEVAENPHELVVYGGIGRAARNWECYDAIVKSLTELEHDETLLVQSGKPVGVFKTHKNAPRVLIANSNLVPHWATWEHFNELDAKGLAMYGQMTAGSWIYIGSQGIVQGTYETFVEAGRQHYNGSLKGRWVLTAGLGGMGGAQPLAATLAGACSLNIECQQSRIDFRLRTRYVDEQAENLDDALARIKKYTSEGKAVSIALCGNAADILPELVARGVRPDLVTDQTSAHDPLHGYLPKGWTWEEYQQKAETDPEGTVLAAKRAMAEHVSAMLAFSEMGIPTFDYGNNIRQMAKEMGVNNAFDFPGFVPAYIRPLFCRGIGPFRWVALSGDPEDIYKTDAKVKEIVTDDEHLHRWLDMARERINFQGLPARICWVGLEWRQKLGLAFNEMVRSGEVSAPIVIGRDHLDSGSVASPNRETEAMRDGSDAVSDWPLLNALLNTASGATWVSLHHGGGVGMGFSQHSGMVIVCDGTDEAAARIARVLHNDPATGVMRHADAGYEIAIDCAKEQGLNLPMIPATQGKH; encoded by the coding sequence ATGTCGTCAGGTAAATACCGCCAGCAGGACGTCCGCGCCGCGCGCGGCACCACGCTTACCGCCAAAAGCTGGCTCACCGAAGCCCCGCTGCGCATGTTGATGAACAACCTCGATCCTGAGGTGGCGGAGAACCCCCACGAGCTGGTGGTCTACGGCGGCATAGGCCGCGCCGCGCGCAACTGGGAATGCTATGACGCAATTGTAAAATCCCTGACCGAACTCGAACACGACGAAACCCTGCTGGTGCAGTCCGGCAAGCCGGTTGGCGTATTTAAAACGCACAAAAACGCGCCGCGCGTGCTGATTGCCAACTCTAATCTCGTGCCGCACTGGGCTACGTGGGAACACTTCAACGAACTGGACGCGAAAGGGCTGGCGATGTATGGCCAGATGACTGCGGGGAGCTGGATCTACATCGGTAGCCAGGGGATTGTCCAGGGCACCTACGAGACCTTCGTGGAAGCCGGTCGTCAGCACTATAACGGCTCGCTGAAAGGCCGCTGGGTGCTGACCGCGGGTCTCGGCGGCATGGGCGGCGCGCAGCCGCTGGCCGCCACGCTTGCCGGCGCATGTTCTCTAAACATTGAGTGCCAGCAGAGCCGCATTGATTTCCGCCTGCGCACCCGCTACGTCGACGAACAGGCTGAGAATCTCGATGACGCGCTGGCGCGCATCAAAAAATACACCTCCGAGGGCAAAGCGGTGTCGATTGCCCTGTGCGGCAACGCGGCGGACATTCTTCCTGAACTTGTCGCCCGCGGCGTGCGCCCGGATCTGGTCACCGACCAGACCAGCGCCCATGATCCGCTGCACGGTTACCTGCCAAAAGGCTGGACGTGGGAAGAATATCAGCAAAAAGCGGAAACCGACCCGGAAGGCACGGTGCTTGCCGCGAAGCGCGCCATGGCGGAACACGTCTCCGCGATGCTGGCCTTCAGCGAGATGGGCATTCCGACCTTTGACTACGGCAACAACATCCGCCAGATGGCGAAAGAGATGGGCGTGAATAACGCGTTCGACTTCCCGGGCTTCGTTCCGGCCTATATCCGCCCGCTGTTCTGCCGCGGCATCGGCCCGTTCCGCTGGGTTGCCCTGTCCGGCGATCCGGAGGATATCTACAAAACCGACGCCAAAGTGAAGGAGATAGTCACCGATGACGAACACCTGCATCGCTGGCTGGACATGGCCCGCGAGCGCATTAACTTCCAGGGCCTGCCGGCGCGTATCTGCTGGGTAGGGCTGGAGTGGCGTCAAAAACTCGGTCTCGCCTTCAACGAAATGGTGCGCAGCGGTGAAGTCTCCGCGCCGATCGTCATCGGCCGCGACCACCTTGACTCCGGCTCCGTCGCCAGCCCGAACCGCGAAACCGAAGCCATGCGCGACGGCTCGGATGCGGTTTCCGACTGGCCGTTGCTGAACGCCCTGCTGAATACCGCAAGCGGCGCGACCTGGGTGTCGCTGCACCACGGCGGCGGCGTAGGGATGGGCTTCTCCCAGCATTCCGGGATGGTCATCGTCTGCGACGGAACCGATGAAGCCGCCGCGCGTATCGCTCGCGTGCTCCACAACGACCCGGCAACCGGCGTGATGCGCCACGCGGATGCGGGTTACGAAATTGCCATTGACTGTGCCAAAGAGCAGGGCCTTAACCTGCCGATGATCCCTGCCACACAAGGAAAGCATTAA
- the hutH gene encoding histidine ammonia-lyase yields the protein MNALTLTPGSLTLRQLRNVWRNPVTLSLDESAHAAINDSVACVEAIVAEGRTAYGINTGFGLLAQTRIATHDLENLQRSLVLSHAAGVGQPLDDEIVRLMMVLKINSLARGFSGIRLSVIQALMALVNAEVYPWIPAKGSVGASGDLAPLAHMSLLLLGEGKARWQGEWLPAKEALKKAGLNPITLAAKEGLALLNGTQASTAFALRGLFEAEDLFASAVVCGALTTEAVLGSRRPFDARIHEVRGQRGQIDAAAMYRHVLTDTSEIADSHHNCEKVQDPYSLRCQPQVMGACLTQLRQAAEVLLVEANAVSDNPLVFAQENEVVSGGNFHAEPVAMAADNIALAIAEVGALSERRIALMMDKHMSQLPPFLVRNGGVNSGFMIAQVTAAALASENKALSHPHSVDSLPTSANQEDHVSMAPAAGRRLWEMASNTRGVLAVEWLAASQGVDLREGLKSSPLLEQARHVLREHVSHYDDDRFFAPDIDKAMQLLEEGRLVGLLPSVL from the coding sequence ATGAACGCATTAACACTTACTCCCGGCTCGCTGACGCTCAGGCAGCTGCGTAACGTCTGGCGTAACCCGGTCACCCTTTCTCTTGATGAAAGTGCCCACGCCGCCATTAACGACAGCGTTGCCTGCGTCGAAGCCATCGTTGCCGAAGGGCGCACGGCTTACGGGATTAATACCGGCTTTGGCCTGCTGGCGCAGACCCGCATCGCGACACACGATCTGGAAAACTTGCAGCGTTCGCTGGTGCTGTCACATGCGGCGGGCGTCGGCCAGCCGCTTGACGATGAAATTGTCCGTCTGATGATGGTGCTCAAAATCAACAGCCTGGCGCGCGGTTTCTCCGGCATTCGCCTGAGCGTGATTCAGGCGCTGATGGCGCTGGTTAATGCGGAAGTCTATCCGTGGATCCCGGCGAAAGGCTCCGTCGGAGCATCCGGCGATCTTGCGCCGCTGGCGCACATGTCGCTGCTGCTGCTGGGCGAGGGCAAAGCGCGCTGGCAGGGCGAGTGGCTTCCTGCGAAAGAGGCGCTGAAAAAAGCCGGGCTGAACCCGATCACCCTGGCGGCGAAAGAGGGGCTGGCGCTGCTGAACGGCACGCAGGCGTCGACCGCTTTCGCGCTGCGCGGCCTGTTTGAAGCGGAAGATCTGTTTGCCTCGGCGGTGGTGTGCGGTGCGCTGACCACCGAAGCCGTGCTGGGCTCGCGTCGCCCGTTCGATGCCCGCATCCACGAGGTGCGCGGTCAGCGCGGGCAAATTGATGCCGCCGCGATGTACCGTCACGTGCTTACCGACACCAGCGAAATTGCCGATTCACACCATAACTGCGAGAAGGTTCAGGATCCGTATTCCCTGCGCTGCCAGCCGCAGGTGATGGGCGCGTGCCTGACGCAGCTGCGACAGGCTGCAGAGGTGCTGCTGGTGGAGGCCAACGCGGTGTCCGATAACCCGCTGGTGTTCGCCCAGGAAAACGAGGTGGTTTCCGGGGGCAACTTCCACGCCGAGCCGGTGGCAATGGCGGCGGATAATATCGCCCTGGCGATTGCCGAAGTCGGCGCGTTGTCCGAGCGCCGCATCGCGCTGATGATGGATAAACATATGTCCCAGCTGCCGCCGTTCCTGGTGCGTAACGGCGGGGTCAACTCGGGCTTTATGATTGCCCAGGTGACCGCGGCGGCGCTGGCGAGCGAGAACAAAGCCCTGTCGCACCCGCACAGCGTGGACAGCCTGCCAACGTCAGCGAATCAGGAAGATCACGTTTCGATGGCACCGGCTGCCGGGCGTCGTCTGTGGGAAATGGCGTCCAACACCCGCGGCGTGCTGGCGGTGGAATGGCTGGCGGCAAGTCAGGGTGTCGATCTGCGTGAAGGGCTAAAATCCAGCCCGCTGCTGGAGCAGGCGCGTCATGTGCTGCGCGAGCACGTATCGCACTACGACGATGACCGCTTCTTTGCGCCGGATATTGATAAGGCGATGCAGCTTCTGGAGGAAGGACGGCTGGTGGGATTGTTGCCTTCGGTGCTGTGA
- a CDS encoding kinase inhibitor, translating to MKIISKDLRDGEKLPERHVFNGMGYQGDNISPHLAWDEVPAGTKSFVVTCYDPDAPTGSGWWHWIVANLPADTRVLPQGSGSDLVALPEGAIQTRTDFGKAGYGGAAPPKGETHRYIFTVHALDVEKIEVDEGASGAMVGFNVHFHSLGSASITAMYS from the coding sequence ATGAAAATCATCAGTAAAGATCTGCGCGACGGTGAAAAACTGCCGGAACGCCACGTATTCAACGGCATGGGGTATCAGGGAGACAATATCTCCCCGCACCTGGCGTGGGACGAGGTTCCGGCCGGAACAAAAAGCTTTGTCGTGACCTGCTACGACCCGGATGCGCCGACCGGCTCCGGCTGGTGGCACTGGATTGTGGCGAACCTGCCTGCCGACACGCGCGTCCTGCCGCAGGGTTCCGGTTCAGACCTGGTTGCCCTGCCTGAAGGTGCCATTCAGACGCGCACCGATTTTGGTAAAGCGGGCTACGGCGGCGCTGCGCCGCCAAAAGGGGAAACCCACCGCTATATCTTCACGGTGCACGCGCTGGATGTGGAGAAGATTGAGGTCGATGAAGGGGCGAGCGGCGCGATGGTAGGGTTTAACGTGCATTTCCATTCGCTTGGCAGCGCGTCGATTACGGCGATGTATTCGTAA